The genomic region TTGCCCTTGAAACCATAATTACCCGGATAGCAGAAGAGTTTGAAGTAAACAGAGCTTCTCTTCTTTTAAATGCAGGTGGAAAATTTATGATGATTTTACCCGATATTGATGCAGAATCCAGAATTAGAAATATTAAACATCAGCTTGAAGAGGCACTTATAAAAAATCACTATGGACTTCTTTCAATTAATCTTGCCTATGTTAAATTAGAACCGGAAGATTTTGAAAAGGGAAAATTCCTTGAAAAATTAAAGGAATTACATATTGAAGAAGGAAAGCAGAAATTCAAATCCTTTTCCATCAAAAACACGGAACAGTTTGCCGTTAAAAATTACATTCAATCTCTCATGGGTAAGTCCCCATGTTCAATATGCGGAATCCGCCCTACCGGCAAAAATAAAGAAATATGCAGTTTATGTGATTATTTAAAGAACCTCGGAGAAAAGTTACCAAAAGCAAAAGCAATAAAAGTTACACCGAATCATGAACTCTTCCCCCTTCCAGACATAAAAGCTTACACGGATACAAATAATCTGATTTCTGAATATAGAAGTGCACCGGATGATACTCTCATTTTTTCCATAGGTGAGTCAGTACCGGGAATTCCAGCTAAAAATGTGAATGTCCATCTACCGGTCAATAAGCCCGGCGCAAATTTATCTGAAATAATAAAAGAAGAAATTATTAAAAGATGCGAGGAAAATCCAGATATACCGACAGTTAAAACTTTCTGCCAGTTGGGTATTGAATCCCTAATTTCAGATGAAAAAGGATTAAAAGGAAAACCCTTCATCGGTGTTCTTAAAGCAGATGTTGACAATTTAGGTTTTATTTTTATGAAAGGTTTTGTCGGAATAGAAGGTTCTGAAGATAAAAGCAGGGAAAGTTTATACTCCGTTTCCCGCGTTTTATATCTCAGCAGAATGATAGATTACTTTTTCTCTGTTGTTCTCACCAGCAAATTTGAATTGAAGGATAAAGGATTCCACAACATCTATACCGTATTTGCGGGCGGTGATGACCTGTTCCTGATAGGACCGTGGGAAACAATGTTTAAATTTTCTGAAGAGATGGAAAAAGAATTCAAACGGTATGTTGCCTACAACCCCGATATTACATTTTCTTCCGGTATTTTTGTTACAAAACCGGACGTTCCCGTATATTTCCTTGCTGAAGGAGCAGAAGGTGAGCTTGAAAAATCGAAAAAAAAGAAGAATCGCATCACTGCTTTCGGAAGGACGGTAACCTACGACGAATTTAAAGAGCTTCTCCGGATAGCTGGAGAACTTGAAAGAGAAATGGATGAGAACAACGTTTCAACCGCCCTTGCGTACAAACTTATAAAACTTTCCGACATGGCAAATTCCATACCCGAGGACGGAAAGAATGCTTTGTGGAAGGCGTATCTGAGTTACCTTATAAGCAGGAACTACGGAAAAGAAAATCATAAAAACGACGAAGAGCACATCACTTCGTTCCTGAGAAAGTGGATTAACTACATAGAAATTTACTCTGAAAACATCAGCAGAAAAGAAAAAGACAACAAACTTTATATAGCATTAGTTAAAGCCCTTTACAGGAGGAGAAGATATGGAAACTAAACACCATCCCGATCTGGAAATTATCACAAAAATGTTTAGAGAATACCTTTCCGCAGACCGGAAAAAGCAAGCAAAAGTGTTAAAAGATACAGCAGAAAAAGTGGCAAAATTGTTTGCAGAAGATAAAACGTCAAAACACCAAATTCGCAAGCACTACCATAGACTATTGGATATAAAAGAAAGAATAAAAACGAAAAATACGGATGACATTAAGGAATTCTATCCAGAAATAGCAATGACCGCAGCTTATGCAACATATGACAGAAGCAGAAATAATATTGGAAATGCCTTTGAAAGATTTTTAAAAGAACTAACTAATGAAGCAATCAACAGCAATAAAGATAACTTTCTCAAGCTCATGACTCTTTTTGAAGCAGTTGTAGGTTATGCAAATATGTATGTTAAGAAAAATTAAAACTGGAGGAGAAGATGGAAAGATTAAAAGAAATAGTCACGATTGAAGGAACTGTTAAACTTGTCACGGGTCTTCATATAGGAGCGGGAAATGATGAGATAAAAATAGGCGGAATAGACAATCCTGTAGTTAGGAATCCTATTACCAATGAACCTTATATTCCGGGTTCTTCCATAAAGGGAAAAATGAGATTTCTTCTTGAGTGGTACCTTGGAAAAGTAGATATGCAGGGAGGCAAGCCTTTTTCAAACTTTGATGGAAGTAAAGAAGCAGAAGTTATTTTGAAAATTTTTGGTGTTTCCGGTTCTGAAGAAAACAGGATAGGCCCTGCGAGAGCGTCTTTTTATGATTTGTTTTTAACAAAAGAAAGCAGGAAGCTTTTAGAAGAAAGAGTCGGTGCATTAATGACAGAAGATAAAGCTGAAGTGATGGTTAACAGAATAAAAGGAACCGGAGAAAATCCAAGGCATACGGAAAGGATTCCTGCAGGTGCAGAATTTAAATTTAAGCTTGTTTACAAAATTTTTGACGAAGAAGATGAAAAACTGTTTGAATATCTACTTAAAGGTTTGAAACTTCTTGAAATAGACGGAATCGGTGGAAGTGTATCAAGAGGTTACGGAAAGATTAAATTTGAGAAACTTAAAAAGAAAACCTTAATAGGCAAAGGAGAAGAAGATATAGACCTTGAGAAAGTGGAGCTTTAAAATGGAAGCAATAAAATTAGTTATAGAACCATTAACACCATTTTATACACCACTACAGAGCAATACACTCTTACAGAGCGATACACTTTTTGGAGAATTCTGCTGGCATTACAGATTTTTATATGGTAGAGAAAAGCTTGAGAACCTGATTAATAACTATGACACGGAACCTGTCATGGTTTTCTCCAACGGCTTTCCCGAAGGATATCTGCCGTTTCCTGTTATACCTTTCAGAAACCTGCCAGTAGCTGAGAAAAAAGACATTGGCATATACAAAATTCTCAAGAAGTTTAAAAAGCAACCCTTTATAGAGAAAAAGCTCTTGAGGGAACTGATAGAATCAGGAAAAGAAATAACCGCTGAAATTCTCTTTGAAAACTTTACCAGGAAATCAAATGAAAAAGAAGCTCTACCGTCTTACAGAAAAGCCAAACAGATGCACGTTACAATCGACCGTAGGTTCGGAAGTCACCTTGAAGGCCATCTGTTCGATAAGGAATACCTGTTTTTCAACAAAGGTTCGAAGATTGAAATCTACTGTAAGTTTAATTCAAAACGGATAACTCTGGAAGAAGTAGAACAAACATTTCATTTTATGGGTTTGAACGGATTTGGTGGAGAAAAAACAACCGGTAAAGGAAAATTTGAAATTGTGTCTATTGATGAATCTGACCTTCCGGAAACAGCAAATCCAAACGGATTTATCTCTCTTTCAACCGGAATGGTTAAGGAAGGCGAAATAGAAGACTACTATGCAAGATTTTTCACCAAGTTCCCCAAACATGGACCTGAAGTTTGCCCCGAGGGAATAAACATATTCAAGAACCCTGTAATTCTCACGAAAGAAGGGTCTGTATTTAAATGCAAAGAAAGAAAAGAGGTTTACGGTAGAATTTATAAGATTTCTCAGAATGATAGCTATATCCACTGTGCAAAAATACTTCCACTGTTTGTGAGGTTGCAATGAAAAGCTATAAGTTAAAATTAACTGTTGAAACACCAACTCATATAGGAACTGGAAATACGTATTACGATCTTGAATACACGGTAAAAAACAAAAAATTTTATGTAATTAATAAGGCTAAATTTTTTAAACGCCTTGAAAAACTCGGGAAAATTGACTTATTTACAAAAATAGCAGCAAAGGGAGATGAATCGTCTATAATTGAAATAAGAAAACTTGTCCATAACAATTTCAATCCGGAAGACAGTTTGGCTAATTTTGAAATTGATAAAGATGCCCTATCAGATCTTGAAAAAAAATTATTCAGATTTGCAAACATAGAAAGGCATAGAAGCGGCAAAATAATGGGGATTTTAAACCGGATGAAAATAAGAAAAACTTACAAGAATCCCTTATCTTTTAAACCTATGATTCCGGGAAGCAGTATAAAAGGTGCAATAAGGACAGCACTTATTAGCTATTTAATATCTAAAGATGAGATACTATTAAAAAAGCTAAGCACTATTTGGGCAAAATACAGCAGAAATCCCAAGAAAGCCATTAACAACATGAATAATGAATTAATATCTCTGGCACTGCGCAATTTTGAAAGAAAAATTAAACCTGACACCACCAAGGACATTTTACGGTTCATAAAAGTTTCAGATTTTATGCTTGTTGATGGAGGAATAAAGATAGGTAAAGCTGAAATGGTGCACAGAAAAAAGAAAAAAACAGGTCTTCCTGTGTATCTTGAATACATAACGGAAAAAAGCGTTTTTGAAGGAACAATAACAATAGACAAAAAAGCAGCCGAAGAGATATTCGGAAATGAGAAAAATTTCAGAGAAGAAAATTTCAGCATAGAAAACATAATGAAATACCTAAGAATACACTATGGGAAGAATACATATTACAACGGCGAAAGAGAATACTTTAAAGACTTTATCAACTGGAAATTAAGACAGTACAAGCATAAAAAAGAAGCACCTATCAAGGTCGGTTTTCATTCCGGCTCCCTTGCCGTAACAACCGGCATTAAGGAAATTACGAAGATATACGACAAGGAAAAGAAACAGTATAAAGCACTGCCGCCGCTTACCCTCTGGACAATAAATAAAAAGCCTATGGGCTGGTGCTATTTAGAGGTGATTGAATAATGCCGGGAAAGATCAGGATTATATTTGAAGCCGATAATCCAGTTCCTGTATCGGAGCTTTCTCCCGACAGGATTCACGGATTGTTTTTCTCAATACTTGACAGTGAAACAGCCGGAAAACTTCACAGTATAAACGGGCTGAAACCATTTACCCTATGCTGTCCCGTATTTTTTAGAAGTAAAAAGGAAACGGTGAAAAGATTTTTTGTAGAGATAACATTCCTTGAGGATTGGTTATTATCAAAAACAACAACAGCTGTTATCTTAAATTCAAGAAACAGAAATTATTACTTAAACAGTTATAAAATAAAACTTTTCAGAACATTCAAAATAGATTCGGATGACATAATAAGCTATGAAAACATAAAAGAGAAAGCAAACACCCGCACAAGAGATATTATACTGGACTTCATAACGCCAACGACATTTAAAAGAGGTAAATATGATTATCCGCTTCCGGAACCTTCTCTCATATACAAAAGCATCCTTAAAAAATGGAATCGATTTTCAGGGGAAAGACTGCCGTCAAAGGAAATCCTTGAAAAAATCGGGAGAGATATACAGGTTGCCGGATGCTGGATAAAAACGACAAAGCTTGAAATGGCATCGCTCAAGAAAATAACCGGATTCAGGGGACGAATAGTCTTTTACAACGCATCTAAAGATGCTGAATTCAACAGGATAATTACTCAGTTAACCCTGTTTGCTCCCTTCTGCGGTATAGGAAGAAAAACAACCATGGGATTCGGAAAAGTTAGAACATTCTTTAATCTTCAGGGAGGCTAACATGGCTGAAGTTTTTGCAAGTTTTCTGGGCACAAGCAATTATAAGGAAACAACCTATTTTCTTTACGGTGAAAAGGTGAGAACAAAGTATATTCAGTCGGCTCTGCTTCAAATTCTCAACAGTAAAGAAGGGAAAGAGAGAGAAAGTGAAAAAATTTTCAGAATTTTCCTGACACCTACGGCAAAGGAAAAGAATTGGCCGTCTCTTAAATCCGAAATTGAGAAACTATCCATTGATATAAAATTGGAGCCGGTTTTTATAGATAAAGATATAATCAGTTCCGAGACGCAAATGTGGCAATTATTTGAAAAATTAGCCTCATCTTTCAATGAGAATGAATCGGTAACTTTTGATATTACCCACGGTTTTAGATTTTATCCTATGATGTTGATGGTTATGCTGAGCTATTTAAAGCTGACGAAGAATATAAAAGTAGCCGGAATATTTTACGGTGCCTGGGAAGCAAGAAATAAGATAGATGGCACGGAAGTAACGCCAATACTTGAATTAACGGATCTCGATAAACTTTTTGACTGGATAGTCGGAACCCAAAATTTCATCAAGTATGGTATTTCCGAAACTCTCACGGAACTGTTAGAAAATGAAAGCAAAAACATCCTTAAAAAGACAAGGGGAAAAGATGAAAACGCTCAAAAGTTAAGAGATTTCTCCATACATTTAAAGAGATTTACCGAGTCAATTAGAACCTGCAGAGGGAAAGAGATAATTTCGGGATTTTCAAAAGAAAAATTTTCATGCAAAAATGAAAACGGAAAAGAGATTGAAATAACAGAGCCGGAATCTCTTGATTACGAAATACTGAAAAATTTTTCCAGAGAAATCGAGATAGAAAACGGAAAATTTTCAAAACTATTAAAAAATCTCTTAAAAAAAATTCAATTTTCTTTAAAGGAATTTTCGACCGGAAGAATAGAAAATCTCCTGAGCGCAGCAAAGTGGTGTTCTTCTCATAATTTAATCCAGCAAGGATATACATTTTTAAGAGAATATATATCAACCCTTCTTGTGAAAGAGAATTACGGAACAGAAAAGATATTTTGTCGTAATACAAGAAAAGAAGCTGAAGAGAAAAGCATGTCATCATCTAAATGGAAGAATTTGCTGAAAACAATGGCCGATTTTCGCAATGATATTAACCATTGTGGAATGAGAGAAAAAAGCTTAAAAACGAAAGCACTCAAAGAACAACTTGAAAAATTAATCGTAGAAACTGAAAAGATTTTAAAAAACAATGACAATCATTAAAATTGATAAGAAGTTCACAATCAAAATCACTGATTTTCCAATCTATTAAAGCAAAGTTTTTACTCTTTTTAAAGTTCGGGATGTTGATTTTCATGAAATTCTTTTTGTCACTCTGAGGCGCTTTGCACTGAAGAGCCTTAGATCCTTCGCTTCGCTCAGGATGACGTCCCATCTTTTTTAGACATTTCAATCCCTCTCATTTATCAGGGCATTTCAATAAAAATAAAAAAATTAATAATAAATTAAAATATAAAATGTCGCAATCCCTCTCATTTATCAGGGCATTTCAATTGAAAATCACGAAAGTAGCAGAAAGAGCATTTGATTATCCACGTCGCAATCCCTCTCATTTATCAGGGCATTTCAATAAAGTTAAAGTTTATTTAGGATAGGGTGGCGTTATGTCAAGAAAGTCGCAATCCCTCTCATTTATCAGGGCATTTCAATAAACAAACCCTTGTTAAACTGAAAGGGGATTAAGAAAATGTCGCAATCCCTCTCATTTATCAGGGCATTTCAATCTAAAGAAGGACGGAAGAGAATTTTAGGAGATATAAAGAGTCGCAATCCCTCTCATTTATCAGGGCATTTCAATAAACAAACCCTTGTTAAACTGAAAGGGGATTAAGAAAATGTCGCAATCCCTCTCATTTATCAGGGCATTTCAATAAGTAGCAGCCTGGGAAACGCCAGAAAATATTTACACAAGAGAGTCGCAATCCCTCTCATTTATCAGGGCATTTCAATGATTCCTTTTGTAAATGAACATATTCCAATTCTGCCTGTCGCAATCCCTCTCATTTATCAGGGCATTTCAATATAAGGGATTCATTGAAGAGATAAAGGAAGTTGCACAAGTCGCAATCCCTCTCATTTATCAGGGCATTTCAATATTTCTTCAAGGACGACCCTAAAACTGTAGCCCAGACAATAATTGTCGCAATCCCTCTCATTTATCAGGGCATTTCAATAGCGGCAAATTTAACCGCCTATCTTCCAAGGCTTCCAAAACTTGAAGTTTTTATAAAAAGCTAATATCCCTTGTATCTCAAGCTTTCCGAACATACAACTTTTTCCATATTCTGCTTGCAAAGACCGCTAAAAGAAATAGTCTCTTAACAGCGTATTGTCATAGTTACCTATTCTAATTATACTCTCAATACTTTTTGCGTCAATCGGATACAGGTAAAATTTATCCGTGTTTTGCCTTAAATATTTTTTGATTCTGCTTATCATCTCTCTTTTTTCTGAAGGGGAAAGTTCAAGCTCAAACACACTTAACTGCGTTCTTACTCCGTAAGAGTATAAGATTCTCATTATCTTCATCCGTCTTATAGCGGAGAGTCTTGCCTCTTTGGGTGTGTTGTCCTTTATGCATATATCGTAAACTGCCAGGTATTTGATTATCCTTGTTTTTCCCATCACAGCACTGTGCTCTCGTTGAGTTCTTTAACAACACCAAATTTTTGAACCATATCAATTACGTAACGAGAAATCGGAAATATAAAAACCCTATCTGTATCATGATCAATAATCTCAGAAATTTCTTTTTCTATTCTTTTTACATTAGACAGCGAAGTTTCTATCTCAAAACAGCTGAATTGAACTCTCATTCCGTAAGAAGAAAGCAGTTTAGAAACTTTATTCCTTATTTTGGTATCTGATATATCATAAACAACAACATACTTCATTTTTTAAGCTCCTCTTTAAGGTATTTAAGAAAGTTATTAACCTGGGAGAAATACGAATCATCTCTGTTGTGAATGACCACATCGGTATAATACTTTAAAAAGACTTTCAAAGGCTCATTTTTCAGATAGACACCTCTTTTCTCTTTTATAAAGTCGTCCTTTTCAAAAAATCCGTCGTTCAAACACCTGAAAACAAGAGCCGTCAAAAAGGGCCTGACAATCTCAAGAAGGTCAGAACAAAGGGCTGCATGTCTTCCTCTTTTAATATGGAAAAATCCAAAATACGGATCTAATCCGGCCGAAATCACAACAGAATGTAAAACGGAATAGAAAACAGTGTATGAAAGGCTTAAAAGCGCATTAACAGGATCTTCAGGAGGATAATAAATTCTTCTCTCAAAGTAAAAAGGACTTTCATTGAAGGAAGCGAGTTTTGAAAAGAGAAATCTGCTCATGTTTCCGTCAATACCCAACATTGATTGATTATCAGAAGCCGACAAGATAGATGCTTCTACGCTTTCTTTCCATTCCATTACCGGTGCCATGCTCATTTTTGACGGAACGTAAAGTCCCGAAAGCACATTCACTATGTTGTTTAATTTTTGTAGCAGTAAGTTTTTAGTTAATTGAACCTTAAATTCCTCGTTACTGAATTTGGCATACTGAAGAAGTCGAAACTTATTGTCACTTCCTAAAAATTCCGGATATACTACACTTATTAACTTTCCAAACTTGTTCATAATGAACAGGAACTTACCTTTTGTTGAAAGAAGCCGAATAACGGGAACAGTAACATTGACATAACCCATGATAAAAACATGACTTACAGCTCCAAGGGGAACCCTTGATCTCTTTTCACCGATGTCAATCACAAGCTGGCTGCCGTCTTTAGAAACCTTTGCACCTTTGGAAGTTACAAAGAGAAATCCTTTCATCAGTGCCAGTCCCCCGATATTAAATCCTCTACTGTTAAAATCTGCAAATCCATAAGGTTTGCCCTTTTGGTTAAAAACTTTAAAGAAGTGTATGCAGACCAAGCTTCTTTATACTTTTTCCCTTCCTCAGAGTTTAAAAACTTTTGCCAATCTGAATCTCTGCGATCAAACGGCTTTTTAGGCATGGAAGGAAAAGCTTTTACAGAAGGTCTCTTTGTATTTAAAACTGCAGGCGCTATGCACAGATAGCCTTTTCCGAAATCTCCACCTATCCTTTTGGTAAGTTCATGAAGTTCATAAAGATGTTTAGAGAAAACATTGATGTTTTTCCCTGTCTTGCAAGAAAACAGATGAAGTCTGTTATTTTTTACAGCGATAACATCAATTTCATTTACCACGTCAGAATCGTACCAGTTTATTACAACACCGATGTGAACGTCATAAAAACCTCTCTCTATAAGTTTGAGAAAAACAAATTCTTCAAACCATTTACCTCTTAAATAGCCTTCGTCAAAAACAAGGTATTTACCGCCGTGAGGTTTAATAACTTGATATTTAACGGCAAGAGAGTAAAAATCCGGCGGAAAAAGACCTTTTGGTAAGAATTGGCCCTGAATTTTGTTAAGAATCAAAGTAAATTTTTTATAGTTAAAAGCTACGTAATAAGTCAATGCCTTCCTTTCAACAATTTTACCTATTTCCTGAACTTCCGACTTTATCTTAAACCCGTACATTGCGGAATGAATCTCAACATCAAGCAAGTCATTTTTTATCTCTGCAACGATTTCACCGTCTAAAGAGAGGAGTTTTCCATCGGGCGTGTAATAAATAACTTTATCCTTCCCGGCAATATCAAACAGCACCATAGCGGTGTATTTCGTTCCGCAGTTGAGAAGGTAAAGGACATCACCGGAAATGTCAGAAACCGAAGAAACAATGGATTTCCTGTTGTAAGGTTCTATGGTCTTAATCTCAACTTCTATTCCGGAGTAGGTTAAAACATTTTTTAAAAATTTTTCAAACTTCCTGACTTTTGGTGTTGAAAGGAGAAGAATCTTCTCCGGCTTCAAAGTTAAAGCCGTTACAACTACAGGAAATGTTTGGGTTGAAACAGGCGAAACTAAAATCAATCGTCCCTCACAAATCTATTAAGCACATTTTTTATTTTACCAAAACAACATTTGTTGCTTGCATTTAGCTAAAGGAATAATTTAAGTTAACTTAAACATCGGAGAACAGAATGAATTTTGATTTTAAAGAAACGCTTAAAGTTGCTGTCAGAAGCAGTCTTTTTATTGTTAAGTTAATAGTGCCTCTTTACATTGTTGCCGATACGTTGCTCTATTTCGGAATACTTAACCACGTTGCTTTTGTCTTCAAACCTTTAACGGAACTTATACATTTACCGGTAGAAAGTGCCATTGGAATAGCGGCAGGAATGATTTTTAATCTTTACGCTGCTATAGCTTTTCTGGCACCTTTAAGCCTTACACCTTTTCAGTGGACGGTTATAGGACTTTTTCTGGGCATCGCTCACTCTTTTTTGGTTGAATCGGCAATAATGAAGAAACTGGGTATTCCTGTTATCTATTCTATTATTTTAAGAACGTTAACAGCTATAGTTGCGGTAAAACTTTTAATGTTACTCCCCTTTAATCTGTCTTCCCGAATTAGCAGTAAGAAAGAGGTTTCCGTAAAAGTTTACAAAAATATTTTTGACATGCTCGGTCATTCTGTTCAGCATGCAGTTATACTATCAGGGAAAATCGTTCTTCTAATTGTTGTGATAATCTTTGTACTGAACTTTATAAAGAACCTGCCTCCTGTAAAAAGGTACAGTGAAAAAGTCAACACGATGTTCTCCATACTGACAGGTCTATTTTTAGGCATTACGTACGGCGCCGGTGTGCTTATAAATGAAGCAGAATCGGGCAGTTTAACGAAGAGAGATATTCTGTTTATCGGAACATTTCTTATGATTTGTCATTCTGTCATAGAGGACAGCTTTTTGTTCGTAATCTTCGGTGCCAGCTGGATTCCGATGGTGGCAATAAGGGTACTGTTAGCAGTCGCAATTTCTCCGGCTGTGGCAAAGGTCGGAAGCAAAATTTTAACTTAAACCTTACGTGCAAAGATGAGAAAAGCTGTATGGGCAGGCATTCTGTCTTCCGGCCTCAGCCTTTCCGGAACTGTTTTGTAATGCCTTAAAAGGATTTCAAGAACTTCAACATCTATGAAAGGCATGTTTTCTAACGTTTCAAGTGTTTTTATTATCTGGTTCACGGTTGGAACCAAAATGCCGAGCATTCGTCCTTTTTTCAGCGCCCCGTAGGCATGGTCAAGGTAAAGCCACGGTTCCCTGACATCAAGGAAAACGGCATCTGCGTCCGTTTCGTCGAACCCTTCTGATATGTCTCTATGTTTTGCAGTTACTCTGTGGTCAAGTCCAAGCTTTCTCAAGTTTGAAACGGCGTTTTTTATGAACTCTTCTCTTCTCTCGTAGCTTATCACCTGCCCGTTTTCACCTACTATATGG from Desulfurobacterium sp. TC5-1 harbors:
- a CDS encoding DUF1887 family CARF protein, which encodes MILVSPVSTQTFPVVVTALTLKPEKILLLSTPKVRKFEKFLKNVLTYSGIEVEIKTIEPYNRKSIVSSVSDISGDVLYLLNCGTKYTAMVLFDIAGKDKVIYYTPDGKLLSLDGEIVAEIKNDLLDVEIHSAMYGFKIKSEVQEIGKIVERKALTYYVAFNYKKFTLILNKIQGQFLPKGLFPPDFYSLAVKYQVIKPHGGKYLVFDEGYLRGKWFEEFVFLKLIERGFYDVHIGVVINWYDSDVVNEIDVIAVKNNRLHLFSCKTGKNINVFSKHLYELHELTKRIGGDFGKGYLCIAPAVLNTKRPSVKAFPSMPKKPFDRRDSDWQKFLNSEEGKKYKEAWSAYTSLKFLTKRANLMDLQILTVEDLISGDWH
- a CDS encoding tRNA (adenine-N1)-methyltransferase, with amino-acid sequence MNKIKREDTVIFYDREKNKKYFINLALTPKFGTEYGIIEADDVVGLEYGSEVKTHKGYSFLVLPATLHDFIMYKLNRLTQIVYPKDAAYIALRLDVKPGDKVVESGIGSGAMTAVFAHIVGENGQVISYERREEFIKNAVSNLRKLGLDHRVTAKHRDISEGFDETDADAVFLDVREPWLYLDHAYGALKKGRMLGILVPTVNQIIKTLETLENMPFIDVEVLEILLRHYKTVPERLRPEDRMPAHTAFLIFARKV